Genomic DNA from Desulforegula conservatrix Mb1Pa:
GATACTGAAATCATTGAAGTCGACGACGATGAAGAACTTGAAGTTTTGGAGGATGACTCCGAGATTGTTGAAGTCGAGGATGANNNNNNNNNNNNNNNNNNNNNNNNNNNNNNNNNNNNNNNNNNNNNNNNNNNNNNNNNNNNNNNNNNNNNNNNNNNNNNNNNNNNNNNNNNNNNNNNNNNNGACGATGAAGAACTTGAAGTTTTGGAGGATGACTCCGAGATTGTTGAAGTCGAGGATGAAGATACCGAAATCATTGAAGTGGATGACGATGAAGAACTCGAGGTTTTGGACGATGACTCCGAGATCGTTGAAGTCGAGGATGAAGATACCGAAATCATAGAAGTGGACGACGATGAAGAACTCGAGGTTTTGGACGATGACTCTGAGATTGTTGAAATCGAGGATGAAGATACTGAAATCATAGAAGTGGACGACGATGAAGAGCTTGAAGTTTTTGAAGATGACTCTGAGATTGTTGAAGTCGAGGAGGAAGATACCGAAATCATCGAAGTCGATGAGGATGATGATCTCGAGGTTTTAGAAGATGATTCCGAGATTGTTGAAGTCGAGGACGAAGATAGCGAAATCATAGAAGTGGACGACGATGAAGAGCTTGAAGTTTTGGACGATGACTCTGAGATTGTCGAAGTCGAGGATGAAGATACCGAAGTTATTGAAGATGAAGAAGCTATCGAGCTTGAAGATGATGAAGAGCTTGAGGTTATAGACGACTCGGATAATATTGAAATACTGGATGAAGGCGAAGACTTTGAAGAAATAGATGAAAGAGCCCTTAACCAGAGCGGCATGCCCATAGACGCATTCAGTGATGAGTTCAAAATTGACCCTGAAAAACTTCTGTCAGAGCAATTTGACGGCTATCTTGGGGCGATGGAAAGATTTTACAACCAGTATCTTATAATTCCTGGCGGCAATTATACTGTTGGCTCACACAGAGGTGGGAAAAACGTGATGCCGATTTCAGAAGAGCAGATAGAAACTTTTTATATGAGCAAATTCCCTGTAACAAATGCTCTTTTTGAAGTATTTGTGGAAAAAACAGGCTATATCACGACTGCTGAAAAAAAAGGATTCGGGTTTGTCTATCGTGGAAGATTTCTACAGAAAACAGACAAAAGAACAGGCAGAAAAATCTCTGTGTGGCAGGCTTCCCTCACAAGACAAAAAACAGAAGGGGCCTTCTGGTATCAGCCATTCGGGCCTGCAAGCAATCTTCACGGCAAAAGGAACCACCCTGTTGTTCAGGTAAGCCTTGAGGATGCAAGGGCATTTGCAGCATGGACTGGTAAAAGCACCCCCACTGAGATTGAATGGGAAGCAGCTGCAAGGACATACGACTACATGCTTTACCCATGGGGCAACGAATGGATTCCAGGGAGATGCAATGTTGAGTCAAGCGCAATTTCTGATACTACGGCTGTAGATTATTATCCTGACAGTGTAAACCCTTTTGAGATAGAAGATCTTGCGGGGAATGTGTATGAATGGACTGAAACTGTCGCAGATGCCATGTCTTCGCCGGATTCAGGAAGAATTTTTTATATGGCAAAGGGAGGGAGCTGGATTTCACCTGATGCCTTTGACATGTCAATGAGAAATATTTTCCCTTCGGACTTTACATCAAATATAATCGGATTCAGATGCGTTGCCAGATAATTACAACAATATAGCTTTATTCGGGGTTTAAAAATGTTTTTTACCAGCAAAACTTATGAAAGACGCATAGAAAAATTACGTAGCCAAATGGCAGAAATGGAGCTTGATGCACTTCTTGTATCCATAGAAGAAAACAGAAGATATTTAAGTGGATTCAAAGGAGAGGACACACAATTTGACGAATCCGCAGGTATTCTACTTGTATGCAAGGATGCCCTGTTTCTTCTTACGGACTCACGATTCGAAGAACAGGCCAGAAATGAAGCAAGCTCTTTTGAGACAAGGATTTACCATTCCGGTATGCCTAAAACTCTTGCTGAAATAATCAAAGAGAAAAAACTTGTAAGAATTGGCTTTGAAAGCCTAAGAATGAGCGTCAAACAGTTTAATGATTTAAAATCTGCAACAGATGAGCTTAACGTAATACTGTCTCCTTGTGAAAACATGGTGGAGAATCTGAGAATAATTAAAGATGATGAAGAAATCTCTTTAATGAGGGATGCTCTCCATATATCAGAAAGTGTTTTCAAAGCCCTTCTCCCCCAAATCATACCTGGCGTTACTGAAAAACAAATGGCCTGGGAGCTTGAAAAGAATCTGAGACATGCCGGAGCCGAGGCTATGTCTTTTCCTGTCATAGCAGCTTCAGGTCCTAATGCCTCTCTTCCGCATGCAATTCCATCTGACAGAAAGCTCAATACTAATGAAGGATTTCTTTTTGACTGGGGAATAAAGCTGCATGGTTATTGTTCAGATATCACAAGAACGATATTCATTGGGAATCCTCCCGATGAATTCAAAAAAGTTTTCATCACTGTTTTTGAAGCACAGCAGAAGGCCCAGTCCGCAATTAAGGCAGGGGTAAACGGTAAAGACATAGACAGAATAGCCCGCGACCACATAGAATCATCTGATTACAAAGGAAGATTCGGACACAGCCTTGGACATGGAGTTGGGCTCGCCATACATGAATCACCAAGACTAAGCCCTATTAAGGACTTTATCCTGGAAACGGGCATGGTAGTTACAGTTGAACCGGGGATCTACATACCAGGATGGGGCGGAGTAAGGCTTGAGAATATGGTCGTGGTAAAACCGGATGGGTTTGAGATTCTTAATTCAACTTCGAGCCTTGACTTTGCTCACTGGCTGTAATTTTAATTTCTGATATTGGACTCATGGAATCCTTCGGACTTATTGACTCATATCTGAATTATCTTATTATAGAAAAAGGCCTTGCTGATAACACTATTACTGCTTACAGCAGCGACCTGTCCTTTTTCATGGAATTCATTGAAGGGTCAGGCTCAACAAGTATTAAGGATATTGAACAGTCTGAAATACTGAAATATCTTATTTTCATGAGAGACCTGGGCCTTGATGCAAAATCAAGGGCGAGGAAGCTGATTGCGGTTAGGGGGTTTTTCAAATATCTGTGCAGAGAGGAAATAATTGAAAAAGACCCTGCAAAAGCGATTGATCTTCCACGGTCTTCCCTCAAACTTCCTGATGTGGTTTCAGTACCACAGATAAAAAAACTGCTCGATGCCCCGGATGAAGATACTCCGGCAGGTATAAGGGACGGCGCAATGCTTGAACTTCTCTATGCTTCTGGGCTGAGAGTTTCTGAGCTTATAAATGTCAAATTAATGGATGTAAATCTTGAAGCAGGTTTTGTGCGGGTTTTCGGCAAGGGAAGCAGGGAAAGGGTCATACCACTCGGAAGCTATGCAATTAATAGAATTGAAAAATATAAATCCGAAGCAAGGCCTTTTTTTCTAAAAGGAGAAAGAAGTGATTTTCTATTTCTTTCCAAAAGAAGTAAACCAATGACAAGGCAGGGATTCTGGAAAATTTTAAAGGGGTATTGTCTGAAAACAGGACTTCTGTCCAGTATTTCACCACATACCTTCAGGCATTCATTCGCGACACATCTGCTTGAAGGCGGAGCCGATCTTAGGGCCGTTCAGATAATGCTCGGTCATTCGGATATTTCAACTACACAGATATATACCCACATTTCCAGGGATCACCTGAGAAGTGTACATACAAAATACCACCCAAGGGGTTGATTCAGGCGGATTTTATTATGAGAGACACACTTTTGATTCTTGGAATAGTATGTGCCATATTGGGTTTCATATTGCATGACCTCTGGTACGTTGCAGTTCCTTCACTTGTAATCTCTTTTCTGATAGGCCCTTCAGGAAGAAGGCCTGACGGCCAGAAAAAGCTTCCTGGCCCCTTGGGTTGGGCTCTGGACGAAATAATAATAGCGATAAAAATGAAAAATTGTCCACATTGCGGTTATAAAGTTTTAAAAAAGGACACTATCTGTTTTTTCTGTAAAAAGGAAATCAACTCTCCGGCTGAAATACCTGAACTGGAAACACAGGCAGATGATGAAGACACTGAAAACAAAGAAGACAACCAAGGCGATAAGCTGTAGCTGTCTGATAATTAGAAAGAGGTTAGAATCAAATGATATCTGTTATGATAAATGGCCTACCAGGTAATGTTGCAAAGAATCTTATATCCCACACGATTTCAGATGCAAGATTCAAACTTGTACCCTTCTCCCTCACTGGACCAGATACAAAAGAAGACAGTATTAATGTCGATGGTGTTGAGATAGGTCTTCTTAAGCCTGAAAACAGGGACGAAAAAATAAAAAGAATAAAAAAAGATTACGGGAATTTCATAGCCATCGACTATACCCACCCCACTGCTGTTAATTCAAATGGAGAGTTTTATGCCAGGCACTCCATTGATTTTCTGATGGGAACCACAGGAGGAGACAGGGAAAAGCTTTTCAAGGATGTTGAACAGTCTTCAATATGCGCTGTCATTGCACCAAACATGGCAAAACAGATTGTGGGCTTTCAGGCCATGATGGAATACGCGGCTGATACTTTCCCGAATCTTTTCAAAAACTACAGTCTGAAAATCAAGGAAAGCCATCAAAAAGGCAAAGCTGACACAAGCGGGACAGCCAAAGCAATGGTGACCTACTTCAACAAATTAGGACTCGACTTCAAGGCCGATGACATAATAATGGAAAGAGAACCAGAAAATCAAAGGATGATGGGAATCCCTGAAGATCATATAAAAGGTCATGCCTGGCACACATATACACTCGTATCAAACGATGAAACCGTAAAATTTGAGTTTACTCACAACATAAATGGAAGAGATATCTATTCCACTGGAACTCTTGACGCTGTCGAGTTCCTATCAGGTAAGCTTGGGAAAGGGCTTAAAGGCAAAATATTTTCAATGATTGATGTTCTGAAAGGCTAAAATCAGGCTAATAAACCAGTCCTTCAAATCCCATTTTCTTATATATGGCATGGGTTCCGGGGAAGCTTTTATAAAATTCCCCGGAACCATAAAAATTTTTCAGGATCAAGACAAAGCGATATTGTGGCGGAATCCCAATATCATCTTATGGAATTAATTTTCAATATTATCGGCCTGTCTTCTTCTCCCTTGGCAAAGGTAACAGGGCCTGGTCTGCGGAAACAGTCATTATCAGGATGAGCTGCCAGCCATTTTTCCCTCGTTGCCTTGAAAACTTTGAACGCATTGCTGTTAACATCAACAAGACTCTTTTCAATAACAAGCGCAAGCTTACCCGTTCTTTCCTCAAGATGCATCAATGGCGCTATTGGAATGCCTATTGGCTCCCAGCTCTCGAAATCATGCTCAAGATTCTTGATTGCTGCCATCTGGCCAGTAACGCCTCCTGCAATCAGACTGAATACGCTTAATCCAAGATTATAGGTATAGTTGCAGTCAAAAAGGGTCGGATCCCCTCCCCTTCCGTCATAGCCATAAAAATGGGACTGGGTGCTGAACTTTGGCACCGACATTTTATAAATCTTTGTAATTACATCCGGGAGAATGTCATCGTCTTTATTCTTTTCTGTTTTTAGGGCATGTTTAAGGGTTTTAACAGAAATGATTTCTTTTTTTACCAGAAGGAATTCTTCTGGATAATTTCTAAAAATAAGATGTCCGTAATAATCAGGATCAAATCCATCTCTTTTAAGCATTTTTTTAAAATAATCTACATGAATACCTATTCTGTATTC
This window encodes:
- a CDS encoding M24 family metallopeptidase, whose protein sequence is MFFTSKTYERRIEKLRSQMAEMELDALLVSIEENRRYLSGFKGEDTQFDESAGILLVCKDALFLLTDSRFEEQARNEASSFETRIYHSGMPKTLAEIIKEKKLVRIGFESLRMSVKQFNDLKSATDELNVILSPCENMVENLRIIKDDEEISLMRDALHISESVFKALLPQIIPGVTEKQMAWELEKNLRHAGAEAMSFPVIAASGPNASLPHAIPSDRKLNTNEGFLFDWGIKLHGYCSDITRTIFIGNPPDEFKKVFITVFEAQQKAQSAIKAGVNGKDIDRIARDHIESSDYKGRFGHSLGHGVGLAIHESPRLSPIKDFILETGMVVTVEPGIYIPGWGGVRLENMVVVKPDGFEILNSTSSLDFAHWL
- the xerD gene encoding site-specific tyrosine recombinase XerD, producing MESFGLIDSYLNYLIIEKGLADNTITAYSSDLSFFMEFIEGSGSTSIKDIEQSEILKYLIFMRDLGLDAKSRARKLIAVRGFFKYLCREEIIEKDPAKAIDLPRSSLKLPDVVSVPQIKKLLDAPDEDTPAGIRDGAMLELLYASGLRVSELINVKLMDVNLEAGFVRVFGKGSRERVIPLGSYAINRIEKYKSEARPFFLKGERSDFLFLSKRSKPMTRQGFWKILKGYCLKTGLLSSISPHTFRHSFATHLLEGGADLRAVQIMLGHSDISTTQIYTHISRDHLRSVHTKYHPRG
- a CDS encoding formylglycine-generating enzyme family protein, translated to DDEELEVLEDDSEIVEVEDEDTEIIEVDDDEELEVLDDDSEIVEVEDEDTEIIEVDDDEELEVLDDDSEIVEIEDEDTEIIEVDDDEELEVFEDDSEIVEVEEEDTEIIEVDEDDDLEVLEDDSEIVEVEDEDSEIIEVDDDEELEVLDDDSEIVEVEDEDTEVIEDEEAIELEDDEELEVIDDSDNIEILDEGEDFEEIDERALNQSGMPIDAFSDEFKIDPEKLLSEQFDGYLGAMERFYNQYLIIPGGNYTVGSHRGGKNVMPISEEQIETFYMSKFPVTNALFEVFVEKTGYITTAEKKGFGFVYRGRFLQKTDKRTGRKISVWQASLTRQKTEGAFWYQPFGPASNLHGKRNHPVVQVSLEDARAFAAWTGKSTPTEIEWEAAARTYDYMLYPWGNEWIPGRCNVESSAISDTTAVDYYPDSVNPFEIEDLAGNVYEWTETVADAMSSPDSGRIFYMAKGGSWISPDAFDMSMRNIFPSDFTSNIIGFRCVAR
- the dapB gene encoding dihydrodipicolinate reductase — translated: MISVMINGLPGNVAKNLISHTISDARFKLVPFSLTGPDTKEDSINVDGVEIGLLKPENRDEKIKRIKKDYGNFIAIDYTHPTAVNSNGEFYARHSIDFLMGTTGGDREKLFKDVEQSSICAVIAPNMAKQIVGFQAMMEYAADTFPNLFKNYSLKIKESHQKGKADTSGTAKAMVTYFNKLGLDFKADDIIMEREPENQRMMGIPEDHIKGHAWHTYTLVSNDETVKFEFTHNINGRDIYSTGTLDAVEFLSGKLGKGLKGKIFSMIDVLKG